Proteins from a single region of Sporosarcina sp. P33:
- a CDS encoding rod shape-determining protein gives MFSKEIGIDLGTANVLIYMKDKGLVINEPAMIAMDARTGEPAAFGEEAYQMIGRAPENIEMIRPMRHGNIADFGKAQMLLSHFLQQALGKLARPRVTVCCKADTTRVEQSVIRQVLTQAGVRQVIIENESKVSALGAGIDISKPAGNMIVDLGAGTTDASVLSMGDIVSFETTDIGGLHFDQCIILHIRKKHNVYIGERTAEQVKKEIGLVQMNGEKPSAMNVHGSDLATGLPKTIEVTAEEIHRALRVPISKIVETAKDALEQIPPELAADITQRGIILTGGGALLPGMDNLLSEHLNVPVFIAENPLTCIAEGTGLLLLDTMGKTMSRIN, from the coding sequence AACCTGCAATGATTGCGATGGATGCACGCACAGGTGAACCGGCGGCATTTGGTGAAGAGGCTTATCAGATGATCGGCCGCGCTCCGGAGAATATCGAGATGATCCGGCCGATGCGGCACGGAAACATTGCAGATTTCGGAAAGGCCCAAATGCTGCTCAGTCACTTTCTCCAGCAGGCGCTCGGCAAATTAGCGAGACCGCGTGTAACAGTTTGCTGTAAGGCGGATACGACGCGTGTCGAGCAGAGTGTCATCCGGCAAGTGCTGACACAGGCGGGCGTCAGGCAAGTGATCATTGAAAATGAATCAAAAGTGTCGGCGCTTGGTGCAGGCATCGATATCTCAAAGCCGGCCGGAAACATGATCGTCGATTTGGGGGCAGGCACAACAGATGCTTCCGTCCTGTCGATGGGTGATATCGTATCTTTTGAGACGACGGACATCGGCGGCCTTCATTTCGATCAATGCATCATCCTGCATATACGGAAAAAACATAATGTCTATATAGGCGAACGAACGGCAGAACAAGTGAAAAAAGAAATCGGCCTCGTGCAGATGAACGGAGAAAAGCCCAGTGCGATGAACGTGCACGGCAGCGATTTGGCTACCGGCCTTCCTAAAACGATCGAAGTGACTGCGGAAGAAATTCACCGGGCGCTTCGCGTGCCAATCAGCAAAATCGTGGAAACTGCAAAAGACGCACTTGAACAAATTCCGCCTGAACTGGCTGCCGATATTACGCAGCGGGGGATTATCCTGACGGGCGGCGGTGCGCTGCTGCCGGGGATGGACAATCTGCTGTCCGAACATCTCAACGTGCCCGTCTTCATAGCCGAAAATCCGCTCACTTGCATTGCAGAAGGCACAGGCCTGCTGCTGCTGGACACGATGGGCAAAACTATGTCCCGCATAAATTGA
- a CDS encoding flagellar hook-basal body protein: MFRGFYTVGSGMIAQQRRTEMLSNNIANANTPGYKAEQSSIRAFPEMFMSRLDSMRVPTEKGLNFRGLSNVGGLSTGVYMQETLPLFAQGQLRETEQTTDIALIDGPMEINEETGVAGTVFFTLEGENGGRYYTRNGNFAVNAEGYLTNPSGLYVLDDAGNRIELASDDIRVTETGIIYAGETEVATLGIAYADEPDTLSKRDNGVFTTADGLPLPAGGTYSMQQGYLEDSNVDAARSMTDMLTAYRAFEANQKVLQAYDRSMEKAVNEVGRVN, encoded by the coding sequence ATGTTTCGTGGATTTTATACAGTAGGATCAGGAATGATCGCACAGCAGCGCCGTACAGAAATGCTGTCAAATAACATCGCCAACGCCAACACGCCGGGCTATAAGGCCGAGCAGTCAAGCATCCGCGCGTTCCCTGAGATGTTCATGTCCCGTTTGGATTCGATGAGGGTGCCGACGGAAAAAGGCTTGAATTTCAGAGGGCTATCTAATGTAGGCGGATTGTCGACGGGTGTCTATATGCAGGAGACGCTGCCTTTATTTGCCCAGGGACAGTTGCGCGAAACTGAGCAGACGACAGACATTGCATTGATTGACGGACCGATGGAAATCAATGAAGAAACAGGCGTTGCAGGCACCGTCTTTTTCACGCTTGAAGGCGAAAACGGCGGCCGATACTACACACGAAACGGGAATTTCGCTGTCAATGCAGAAGGATACTTGACGAATCCGTCGGGGCTGTATGTCCTGGACGACGCGGGGAACCGGATTGAACTGGCAAGTGACGATATACGCGTGACGGAAACAGGGATTATCTATGCAGGGGAGACGGAAGTGGCAACGCTCGGCATCGCCTACGCTGACGAACCGGACACTTTGTCGAAGCGGGACAACGGTGTGTTCACAACAGCAGACGGACTTCCTTTGCCGGCTGGCGGCACGTATTCCATGCAGCAGGGTTATCTTGAAGATTCCAACGTCGATGCTGCGCGCTCCATGACGGATATGCTGACAGCTTACCGTGCATTTGAAGCGAACCAGAAAGTTCTGCAGGCATACGACCGCAGCATGGAAAAAGCGGTCAATGAAGTAGGACGGGTTAATTAA
- a CDS encoding flagellar hook-basal body protein: protein MIRTMTAATNTMNQLQQRLDLIGNNLSNVGTHGYKSADATFQELLYQQMTNDKADRADRRSDLGIRMGSGSHLGSLQMNWKVGSVQVTGRQLDFALTEPKQHFNLIQQTDGGEEIIYSRKGNFYLSPAANGNNMLVNEEGLAVADSAGRPIVFSGQATDYQVKPNGMLLVTTPQGSETFDLGITVLEKPDSMVQLSATNFGLPEDLAALGVTANDLLTEMTGAGREQIGLQNQALETSNVQFEKEMADLISTQRAYQFNARSVTMADQMMGLINSIR, encoded by the coding sequence ATGATTCGCACCATGACTGCAGCCACCAATACGATGAATCAGCTGCAGCAGCGTCTAGATTTGATCGGCAACAACTTATCCAATGTGGGCACACATGGCTATAAATCCGCCGACGCCACATTTCAGGAACTGCTGTATCAGCAAATGACGAACGATAAAGCGGATCGGGCAGACCGGCGCTCGGACCTCGGAATCCGCATGGGCAGCGGCTCGCATTTGGGCAGCCTGCAGATGAACTGGAAAGTGGGCTCCGTTCAAGTGACAGGCCGGCAGCTGGACTTTGCTCTGACCGAACCAAAGCAGCATTTTAATTTGATTCAGCAGACGGACGGCGGCGAAGAAATCATTTACTCGCGTAAAGGGAATTTCTATCTGTCACCTGCAGCTAACGGCAATAATATGCTGGTCAATGAAGAAGGACTGGCAGTGGCGGACAGCGCAGGACGTCCGATTGTCTTTTCGGGACAGGCCACGGACTATCAGGTGAAGCCGAACGGAATGCTGCTCGTTACAACACCGCAGGGCAGCGAAACGTTTGACCTTGGCATCACCGTTCTTGAAAAGCCGGATTCGATGGTTCAGCTGTCCGCAACAAACTTCGGTCTGCCGGAAGATCTGGCGGCACTCGGCGTCACGGCAAATGATTTATTGACAGAAATGACCGGAGCCGGCAGAGAGCAGATCGGCTTGCAAAACCAGGCACTCGAAACATCCAACGTCCAGTTTGAAAAAGAAATGGCGGACTTGATTTCGACGCAGCGTGCCTATCAATTTAATGCGCGTTCTGTAACGATGGCGGATCAAATGATGGGCTTGATTAACAGCATTCGCTAA
- a CDS encoding DNA-directed RNA polymerase subunit beta produces the protein MTDKHTNENEIKEPLHTEEPVESLEPLDPAALSEQDAAPEEIAPRESSVAGEDGPMDIETPIEPEAQETAPEELGVPAGQDAASEEIVSPESSVASEDGPTDIETPIELEEPKTAPDEPGEPIEAGAVSESDMTNMETNEQEEPAEEPLPAEKQPAEKLPEPEETDATFWARIKNKWPRRERAEKPVKPVSELRWVQVRLIPIWLRVVILLVLMLLAAMAGAMIGFSVIGDGSAGDVFKKETWQHIFDIMNGK, from the coding sequence ATGACAGATAAACATACAAATGAAAATGAAATAAAAGAACCATTACACACCGAAGAGCCTGTGGAATCGTTGGAACCGCTCGACCCGGCGGCACTGTCCGAACAAGATGCAGCGCCTGAAGAAATCGCACCCCGAGAATCGTCTGTGGCGGGTGAAGACGGCCCGATGGACATTGAAACACCGATTGAACCGGAAGCGCAGGAAACAGCGCCAGAAGAGCTGGGAGTGCCGGCCGGACAGGATGCAGCTTCTGAAGAAATCGTATCACCAGAATCGTCTGTAGCAAGTGAAGACGGCCCGACGGACATTGAAACGCCGATTGAACTGGAAGAGCCAAAAACAGCTCCTGACGAGCCAGGAGAGCCAATCGAAGCCGGTGCAGTGTCTGAATCCGATATGACAAACATGGAAACAAACGAACAGGAAGAGCCGGCAGAAGAACCTCTTCCGGCCGAAAAACAGCCCGCCGAAAAACTTCCTGAACCGGAAGAAACAGACGCAACATTCTGGGCTCGCATCAAAAATAAATGGCCGCGCAGAGAACGCGCTGAAAAGCCTGTAAAACCGGTCAGTGAATTGCGCTGGGTACAAGTCCGCCTCATTCCCATCTGGCTGCGGGTAGTGATTTTACTCGTGCTGATGCTCCTCGCCGCAATGGCTGGCGCAATGATCGGATTCAGTGTCATCGGCGACGGTTCAGCAGGCGATGTCTTTAAAAAAGAGACATGGCAGCATATTTTTGATATTATGAATGGCAAATAA
- the fabZ gene encoding 3-hydroxyacyl-ACP dehydratase FabZ has product MLNAQQIQEIIPHRYPFLLVDRIEELEEGKRAVGLKNVTINEEFFNGHFPGYPVMPGVLIVEALAQVGAVALLKLDSNKGRLAFFAGIDNCRFKRQVTPGDTLRLEVEIVRLRGSIGKGKAIATVDGEVACETEITFALGPVQEQ; this is encoded by the coding sequence ATGCTGAACGCGCAACAAATCCAAGAAATCATCCCGCACCGCTATCCGTTCCTGCTCGTCGACCGCATCGAAGAATTGGAAGAAGGCAAGCGTGCAGTCGGACTGAAAAACGTAACGATCAATGAAGAATTTTTTAACGGCCATTTCCCTGGCTATCCTGTAATGCCGGGCGTTCTCATCGTCGAAGCACTGGCGCAGGTGGGCGCAGTCGCTTTACTCAAGCTGGACTCAAACAAAGGACGCCTGGCATTTTTTGCAGGCATCGATAATTGCCGCTTCAAACGTCAGGTCACACCGGGAGACACGCTCCGCCTGGAAGTTGAAATCGTCCGTTTACGCGGTTCGATCGGTAAAGGGAAAGCAATCGCAACAGTTGACGGGGAAGTCGCATGTGAAACAGAAATCACATTCGCGCTGGGACCGGTCCAGGAACAGTAA
- a CDS encoding YwpF family protein, whose product MKTFKMLSVEVLQDDGVLAFPLYDGIIINQENSHRLWVLELFIDARYKEIMEKWKVEEALLEVRVVISYPGNEPASFIVAVEDWREIGERISVLMKGRLKRARSKYAEHLLEELLDEGLEGDALLERFETGMWDRPKLKRDEISDDKTKL is encoded by the coding sequence TTGAAGACGTTTAAAATGCTTTCGGTGGAAGTGCTGCAGGACGATGGAGTGCTCGCTTTTCCATTGTATGACGGCATTATTATCAATCAGGAGAACAGCCACCGTTTATGGGTGCTCGAGCTGTTCATCGACGCAAGATATAAGGAAATTATGGAGAAGTGGAAAGTCGAGGAAGCCTTGCTGGAGGTGCGCGTCGTCATTTCGTACCCGGGCAATGAGCCGGCTTCTTTCATTGTCGCTGTAGAGGACTGGCGCGAGATCGGTGAGCGTATTTCAGTGCTGATGAAGGGCCGTTTGAAGCGCGCGCGTTCAAAGTATGCCGAGCATTTGCTGGAGGAGCTGCTGGATGAAGGCTTAGAAGGCGATGCGCTGCTGGAGCGGTTTGAGACCGGAATGTGGGATCGGCCGAAGCTGAAGCGCGATGAGATTTCGGATGATAAGACGAAGTTGTGA
- a CDS encoding single-stranded DNA-binding protein, producing MNQVALVGRITKDLALKEHSSGRVNASFVLAVNRSFKNANGELATDFVLCSVWGRSAENLVRHCGKGSLVGVSGSIQTRNYEREDRTKVYITEVMCSDIRFLSKSSKYQDTEMKTHTPAEPARFEEAKTAADALPIF from the coding sequence GTGAATCAAGTGGCTCTAGTAGGACGCATCACCAAAGACCTCGCACTTAAAGAACATTCATCAGGACGTGTCAACGCCTCATTCGTCCTCGCAGTTAACCGCAGCTTCAAGAACGCCAACGGAGAACTCGCAACCGATTTCGTACTGTGCTCCGTCTGGGGAAGATCGGCCGAAAACCTGGTCCGCCACTGCGGCAAAGGATCACTCGTAGGTGTCAGCGGCAGCATTCAGACACGGAACTACGAGCGGGAAGACCGGACAAAAGTGTACATTACAGAAGTCATGTGCAGCGACATCCGTTTTCTGTCCAAATCATCCAAATACCAGGACACAGAAATGAAAACGCATACACCTGCTGAGCCCGCGCGTTTTGAAGAAGCGAAAACAGCGGCAGACGCACTGCCCATTTTCTGA